The following proteins are encoded in a genomic region of Liolophura sinensis isolate JHLJ2023 chromosome 7, CUHK_Ljap_v2, whole genome shotgun sequence:
- the LOC135470308 gene encoding uncharacterized protein LOC135470308, producing MEGPKSRCTCYTVFQRKVHKKVLEQNPFLSFAEISKKIGEMWSALSVKEKKMYKVEARRINRQRNAGVSILRTELSSDNNPSSKQKPSSAKHPTATRYPSPVATPPQAPPTCKPEETTAEPSTVAAPFPVTLIRVDRTPQPMTYQFADKTDMLSMCNVDGAKLNVKVVYTCTPVNPQGKMKTSPVKKEAGMLSKAHSLQSILNHRVSAVPVTSVTPTIQQPVVARMEKDDDDIIPFNSEPDLSVVNSEALDDIMVIEDSIPSSNAISAIRRKKEEKAGGSYGDLSKETTSPSEMTSSGSCGQGVHCSSPLISSSPPLLRSVSPPSSAPRHQQNNSPPVLFLEPQLTQHEVSKTPANSITASSILKEKLASFVAAKRSFTDVDTMPTKLTIQGKSIVLSASNSQPPLAASKKEDDGKEINLCGLTTSSQPPVRVAFRPKKKGGERKKKEGDEVPVYTCNQCMIAFSQDIQLRAHFLSAHTEEDEGNSPQYRCHFCSIVFEQKHDLTAHMVVKHANKGVVSIKQKVPMAVPSEIAAQTTTTGQPQVVTQVHQKHQTKSPEYSVPIDATSKERESTAPLNRGPSPLTASAAEWCNVCGCVFPYKRSLDIHRLKEHVNIFSPTASVSLDRSETVKLEVEGKMGSTVQNVVHKTSFCLSCGYPCKSNSELGKHIYSKHGGKYFCPATGCKRVYQERRCLKLHINSHHPRFKAYSCKSCSFCTYQQLAMLRHLDDHAQKLKGNVTYVEKQRTSDFLQVEECVNGSEEVSSTEEAEETLSAPYVYIERFNGEEVEDVPFNPSPGQSLVAPAEETKSDNIQKLDSQGPSGFRCLDCKGSFSNRNSLTAHFNNCGLKLPSASQEKTEAWTTPAC from the exons ATGGAAGGGCCTAAATCA AGATGTACTTGCTACACCGTGTTCCAGAGGAAAGTCCATAAGAAAGTCTTAGAACAAAATCCTTTTCTTTCATTCGCAGAAATCAGCAAGAAAATAGGGGAAATG tggTCAGCACTTTCAGTTAAGGAGAAAAAGATGTACAAGGTTGAAGCGAGGAGAATCAACCGGCAGAGGAATGCAG GTGTGAGCATCTTAAGGACTGAGCTTTCATCAGACAACAACccttcttcaaaacaaaaaccttcTTCAGCCAAGCATCCTACGGCAACGAGGTATCCTTCTCCAGTAGCTACTCCACCACAAgcaccacctacatgtaaaccagAGGAGACAACTGCTGAACCATCAACTGTTGCCGCTCCATTTCCAGTCACACTTATAAGGGTGGATCGTACACCACAGCCCATGACTTATCAGTTTGCAGACAAGACAGATATGCTTTCCATGTGCAATGTAGATGGAGCTAAGTTAAATGTGAAAgttgtctatacatgtacccctGTGAATCCCCAGGGAAAAATGAAGACGTCACCTGTCAAGAAAGAGGCTGGCATGTTAAGCAAAGCCCATTCCCTGCAGTCAATACTAAATCATCGTGTATCTGCAGTTCCTGTCACCAGTGTAACTCCAACCATTCAGCAGCCAGTGGTTGCGAGAATGGAGAAGGATGATGATGATATTATTCCATTTAATTCTGAGCCAGACCTATCAGTGGTAAATTCTGAAGCATTGGATGATATTATGGTGATAGAAGACAGCATACCATCAAGTAATGCAATAAGTGCTATTCGAAGGAAGAAAGAGGAAAAGGCTGGTGGAAGTTATGGTGATTTGTCAAAAGAGACAACCTCCCCTTCAGAAATGACATCATCTGGCTCCTGTGGACAAGGAGTACATTGTTCCTCCCCACTGATTTCCTCGTCCCCTCCTCTTCTGAGGTCAGTCTCTCCACCATCATCTGCACCCCGTCACCAGCAAAACAACTCACCACCAGTGCTGTTCCTGGAACCACAACTTACCCAACACGAGGTATCAAAAACCCCAGCAAATTCCATCACGGCGTCATCAATTCTTAAAGAGAAACTTGCTTCCTTTGTGGCTGCCAAAAGAAGCTTCACTGATGTTGATACCATGCCTACAAAACTTACAATTCAAGGGAAATCCATTGTATTATCTGCATCAAATTCACAGCCACCGCTGGCGGCATCTAAGAAGGAAGATGATGGGAAAGAGATTAATCTATGTGGCTTAACCACTTCCAGTCAGCCTCCAGTTCGTGTGGCATTTAGACCAAAGAAAAAAG GTGGTGAACGGAAAAAGAAGGAAGGAGATGAGGTTCCAGTATACACTTGTAACCAGTGTATGATAGCATTTTCTCAGGACATTCAGTTGAGGGCACATTTCCTCTCGGCGCATACAGAGGAGGATGAAGGCAACAGTCCCCAATATAGGTGTCATTTCTGCAGTATTGTATTTGAGCAGAAGCATGATCTGACAGCTCACATGGTGGTGAAGCATGCCAACAAAGGGGTGGTGTCTATCAAACAGAAAGTCCCTATGGCTGTTCCTTCAGAAATTGCAGCTCAAACCACCACCACTGGCCAACCTCAAGTTGTTACACAGGTTCATCAAAAGCACCAAACAAAATCCCCAGAGTATAGTGTTCCCATTGATGCAACCTCTAAGGAAAGGGAAAGTACTGCACCGCTGAATAGAGGACCTTCACCCTTGACAGCTTCTGCAGCAGAATGGTGCAATGTGTGTGGATGCGTATTTCCTTATAAACGATCTCTAGATATCCACAGGTTAAAAGAGCATGTAAATATCTTTAGTCCCACTGCTTCTGTGTCACTGGATCGGTCTGAGACTGTTAAATTAGAGGTAGAAGGTAAGATGGGAAGTACAGTTCAGAATGTGGTCCACAAAACGTCTTTCTGCTTGTCTTGTGGTTACCCTTGCAAATCTAATAGTGAACTGGGTAAACACATTTACTCCAAACATGGTGGCAAATATTTCTGTCCAGCTACTGGGTGTAAACGTGTATATCAGGAAAGACGTTGCCTAAAACTGCATATAAATTCTCATCATCCCAGATTCAAAGCATATTCATGTAAATCCTGTTCATTTTGCACGTACCAACAGTTAGCCATGTTGAGACACTTGGATGACCATGCACAAAAACTGAAGGGTAATGTTACATATGTGGAAAAGCAGAGAACTTCCGATTTCCTGCAAGTTGAGGAATGTGTGAATGGATCTGAGGAGGTCAGCTCTACTGAAGAGGCAGAAGAAACCCTAAGTGCACCTTACGTTTACATCGAGCGGTTTAATGGAGAAGAAGTAGAAGATGTGCCATTCAATCCGTCTCCAGGGCAATCTCTTGTTGCACCCGCTGAAGAAACCAAATCTGACAATATACAAAAATTAGACTCTCAAGGTCCTTCAGGTTTCCGTTGCCTGGACTGCAAAGGCTCGTTCTCAAACAGGAACAGCCTTACTGCTCACTTCAACAACTGTGGGCTCAAACTTCCCAGTGCCAGCCAAGAAAAAACAGAAGCTTGGACCACCCCTGCCTGTTGA
- the LOC135471249 gene encoding kelch-like protein 31, whose protein sequence is MEQRDDTVLRESHIINGLKNGNVSHGFVRNSSNAASFQKYANLSRDQRDYSLRSSSSNTPSGSYSPFPGTSQQQQCKHDVDILGGLSSYGKGVFSEHAAGVMRLLQGMWETRHMCDMVINVNGQALPVHRLALAACSETFKSKLCSQQPNDIKELYVTDTTIEATELVLRYIYTLELSLDEEIVDPVLSCALQLGISTVVEACKSFLLHFTLDNAMRFIELSEKYQLLDVLSQIHGFICVHFQDIASSSEFLEYDPDTLSRLLADDSLVVSNELDVFLAVQRWIEHNVEERLVYAADLMKLVRLVLISPEDIALHVETCQYIFQIPECHEMLYSALRYHALKYSNSYLAHTFEVPKLRRIKAASNPQSVQSASKQENKSSNCAYDISDASSPKDKVTGQNLSPTSTILTVGGLNPTEVCGNRISRWIHEYDPIRNNWATLTTLPDKRHHQGAILLDMELYIIGGSSVDKADKGSTGYQNTTGTCYKFDLASHTWSQVASLSCKRVYHSVVTLEGHIIVLGGQDEHGRYLASMECLNPAANSWKMLPPMPDAKTGATAVVFQGQIFVIGGFRETLMCKAPLTNVECYDPKRRVWSAKRPYPMPCSHACSVVTGGSLFVIGGATFEQSGGPISSMSSIYLYVPDSDRWRFFTNLHVPRHSAAAASIGNYIYVMGGLSTTNNLVLSSVECLDIAKGSWITDIKDLPHPALGLFACVNLQIDEK, encoded by the exons ATGGAACAAAGAGATGACACTGTTCTACGAGAATCGCACATCATTAATGGACTGAAAAATGGAAATGTGAGCCACGGTTTTGTCCGAAATTCGTCAAATGCGGCCTCTTTTCAAAAGTATGCCAACTTAAGCAGAGACCAGAGAGATTACTCTCTTAGAAGCTCAAGTTCAAATACCCCCAGCGGCTCGTATTCTCCATTTCCTGGAAcgtcacaacaacaacaatgcaaGCATGATGTGGACATTCTAGGCGGGCTCAGCAGCTATGGGAAGGGAGTTTTCTCTGAGCACGCTGCTGGCGTTATGCGCCTGCTGCAAGGCATGTGGGAGACTCGGCACATGTGTGACATGGTGATCAACGTGAACGGTCAGGCTCTTCCGGTCCACAGACTAGCTCTCGCCGCTTGCAGCGAAACCTTCAAGTCCAAGCTGTGCAGCCAGCAGCCAAATGATATTAAAGAACTTTACGTTACGGATACCACAATCGAGGCCACGGAACTGGttctgagatacatatatacccTCGAGCTTTCACTGGACGAAGAAATCGTCGATCCAGTCCTGTCTTGTGCTTTGCAACTCGGAATTTCCACAGTTGTCGAGGCTTGCAAATCGTTTCTGTTGCATTTCACTCTGGACAATGCCATGAGATTTATTGAACTTTCGGAAAAATACCAGCTATTGGATGTGCTCTCTCAGATCCATGGGTTTATATGTGTCCACTTCCAGGATATTGCTTCTTCTTCAGAGTTTCTGGAGTACGACCCTGATACCCTAAGCCGGCTTCTGGCTGACGACAGCTTGGTGGTTTCCAACGAGCTGGATGTTTTCCTCGCCGTGCAGAGGTGGATTGAGCACAATGTGGAGGAACGACTGGTTTATGCGGCCGATCTCATGAAACTGGTGCGGTTGGTCCTTATCTCGCCCGAGGACATCGCCCTACACGTGGAGACGTGCCAGTACATATTTCAGATTCCAGAGTGTCACGAAATGCTCTACTCAGCACTTAG GTACCATGCTTTGAAGTATAGTAACAGTTACCTGGCGCATACTTTCGAAGTACCAAAATTACGGCGCATTAAAGCAGCCAGTAATCCTCAATCTGTGCAG agTGCTtccaaacaagaaaacaagtcATCAAACTGTGCTTACGACATCTCAGATGCGTCTAGTCCTAAAGACAAAGTGACAGGCCAGAACCTGTCTCCAACATCTACTATTCTGACAGTGGGCGGACTAAATCCGACGGAAGTCTGTGGCAATCGTATAAGCCGATGGATTCACGAATACGACCCTATAAGGAACAACTGGGCGACGCTGACGACCCTGCCAGACAAACGTCATCACCAAGGCGCAATACTTCTTGACATGGAACTCTATATCATTG GGGGTTCGTCAGTTGACAAAGCGGACAAAGGATCGACGGGCTACCAAAACACGACTGGTACCTGTTACAAATTTGACCTGGCCAGCCATACCTGGAGCCAGGTAGCGTCGTTAAGCTGTAAGCGAGTGTATCATTCCGTAGTCACACTGGAGGGCCACATTATAGTACTAGGAGGACAAGACGAACATGGCAG GTACCTAGCTAGCATGGAATGTCTTAATCCGGCAGCAAACTCTTGGAAAATGTTGCCACCAATGCCAGACGCAAAGACAGGTGCAACAGCTGTTGTCTTTCAAGGACAGATTTTTGTAATCGGCGGTTTTAGGGAGACCCTTATGTGCAAGGCACCCTTAACAAATGTGGAGTGTTATGATCCCAAGCGCAGAGT GTGGAGTGCAAAGCGGCCGTATCCTATGCCATGTTCACACGCTTGTTCTGTGGTTACCGGTGGTTCACTTTTCGTCATCGGTGGTGCCACCTTTGAGCAGTCAGGTGGTCCCATATCGAGCATGTCTTCTATTTATCTCTATGTTCCGGACTCCGATAGATGGCGCTTTTTCACCAACCTGCATGTCCCTAGGCATAGTGCAGCTGCTGCTAGTATAG GAAACTATATTTACGTAATGGGGGGTCTGAGTACCACGAACAACCTGGTGCTGTCCTCTGTGGAGTGCCTCGATATCGCCAAAGGGAGCTGGATCACAGATATCAAAGATCTGCCACATCCCGCTCTGGGCTTGTTCGCATGCGTGAATCTCCAGATAGACGAGAAATAA
- the LOC135471038 gene encoding protein rolling stone-like, with protein MTFLTTWTYLVLTLHLSIAACTTVYSVWKSKQRINQGTAVLKSLARRQSSHVNPTFEHDINIECNGKALKDAPGENCNGTHGHAHVSDQPEAICPDTELDMEEDHKKEEPAPLAVQVDKITWYMKLSWMLYDIICITAPVVSVVYFTTIYPKIKSRYGPSGISLEDLNVHGINSIIVFVEMCLTSYPVRLLHALYPVMYGFAYVVFSLSYWSSDPVHNVLYPGVLDWNSPGNAIMVVLALAFIGIPFLQLIHFGFYQLKLLVYRKLYGRPYLE; from the coding sequence ATGACGTTTCTCACCACGTGGACATACTTGGTCTTGACGCTCCACCTGTCGATAGCAGCATGTACTACCGTCTATTCCGTCTGGAAATCCAAGCAGCGTATTAACCAAGGAACAGCTGTCCTAAAGAGTTTAGCTCGGAGGCAGTCTTCACATGTCAATCCAACTTTTGAGCACGATATCAATATAGAGTGCAATGGAAAGGCTTTAAAAGATGCGCCTGGAGAAAATTGCAATGGTACCCACGGACACGCACATGTCTCTGACCAACCAGAAGCAATTTGCCCCGACACTGAGCTGGACATGGAAGAAGACCACAAGAAGGAAGAACCAGCGCCACTAGCCGTGCAGGTAGACAAGATCACGTGGTACATGAAGTTGTCCTGGATGCTTTATGATATAATATGCATCACAGCACCTGTTGTATCTGTGGTATACTTCACAACAATATATCCAAAGATCAAGAGCCGCTATGGCCCAAGCGGCATTTCACTAGAAGACCTAAACGTACACGGAATTAACAGTATCATTGTATTCGTGGAAATGTGCCTGACGTCATATCCGGTGCGACTTCTGCACGCGTTGTATCCCGTAATGTACGGATTTGCATACGTCGTGTTCAGTCTGAGTTACTGGTCAAGCGACCCTGTACATAATGTCCTATATCCCGGCGTTCTGGATTGGAACAGCCCTGGTAACGCTATAATGGTGGTGCTCGCACTGGCATTTATTGGTATTCCCTTTTTACAGCTCATACATTTTGGGTTCTACCAGCTAAAGCTTCTCGTTTATAGAAAATTATATGGTAGGCCTTATTTGGAATAA